A window of Desulfuromonas soudanensis genomic DNA:
GTCCTTGGGGGAGGCGGCAAAAGAGGCGGCATCGAGACGGACGAAATCAAGATCCGGCACGGCTTCGGCCATGGCCTTCCGGCAGGCGGCAAGGATCTCCGGCGCAAAGGTCTGCAGCTCCTCGAGAAAGCGGCTGGCCCGGAACAGGAACATGCCGCTGTTCCAGAAATAGTTCCCCGCCGCCACATATCCCCGCGCCCGTTCCAGATCGGGCTTTTCGACGAACTCGGACACGGTGAAGGCGGTGAGGGGCGACGGGTGACCTGTGACGGGGGGGAGCGGGGGGCCGGCCTTGATGTAGCCGTAGCCGGTCTCCGCTGTGGCCGGAACGATGCCGAAGGTCACCAGGTGCCCCGCTTCGGCCAGTTCGGCCCCGGCGGCGATGGCGGCGCGGAGGGGCGCCGGGTCGCGGATCACGTGGTCGGCCGGGAGCACCAGCAGGATCGGGTCGTCCCCCCCTTTTTGCGCCTGCAGGGCGGCCACGGCCACCGCCGGGGCGGTATTGCGCCCCACCGGTTCGAGAAGGATGGCGCTCGCCGGAGAGGCAATGGCGCGCAGCTGTTCGGCGACCAGGAACCGATGGTCCTCGTTGCAGACCACCAGCGGTGCTCCGAGACCGGCGACCCCGGCAAGGCGAGTCACCGTCGCCTGGAGCATCGTGTCCTCGCCGGCCAGGGGGAGGAGCTGCTTCGGATAAAGCTCCCGCGACAGGGGCCAGAGGCGGGTCCCGGCGCCGCCGGAGAGAATGACGGGAATGATCATTAATCGACACCTCAAAATATGAAAAAGACACTTTTACCGCGGCGGATGCTTCTCCCTTCTCCCTTCTCCCTTCTCCCTTCTCCCTTCTTCCTTCTTCCTTCCCAGCACCTTTCAAAAAACCTCATCGTGGCTGCCGACGTTCACCGGAACGATTTTCCCGTCTTCGAGCAAAAACTCGAGAGTGATCCGGTAGCTGAGATTGATCGACACCGAATGCAGTTCCCGCAGGGGGCCGTCCAGACGATGCAGACGCAGGGACGGATGCGACGGATTGAGTTCCAGGAGTCTCAGGGTCTTTTCGTACTGGGGGAGAATTTCAGGATGTCGTTTGAGGAACTTGGCGGCGCGCTTCAGATACCCGTGCGTATAAATGATCCGCCAGCTCATTCGGCGGTCTTCCTGATTCGCGCCAGATGCTCATCGACGCTCTCCTCAAGAAACTCGCCGCGGGAAAGTTGCTGTCGGGTTTCGTAAAGAGCGGCTTCGAGTTCGCAGACCCTCAGGCGATTGTACTCCTTCATGTCCATGACCACATAGCGATCCTGTCCACGCACGGAAATGATCGCCTCGGCGCCGTTTTCGAGGGCCTTCTCGATGGAGGAGACCCCCCGCGTCTTCAATTCGTTCGCCGCAATCGTCTTCACGTCACACCTCCGGCCACGTCTTTCTATCAGCACGATCAAGAGTACTGTCGATGATGCGACTTGTCAAATCGGGAGAGAAACGAGTCGAAGGAGAAAAGCTGCCTACCTAACCTAACCCTGCCTCACGCGACGCCGCAACGACGCAACGCTTAAAGGATCTGGGGCAGGAGCAGAGATTTTCGTCGCGTCGTCGCGTGAAACAAGCCCTTAATGGCCACTGGGGTTAAACCAAAAAGCTTCCGGTTCTGCTCTTCTCTCCGTTCTCCGGCCTTTCTCGGCGCTCTCTGCGTTGAGTCTTTAATCATAAATTCTCCGCGTCCTCCGCGGAGAACAAGTCTTCACCGGAAACGATAGCGCCCGGCGACCACCTTGAGGGCAAAATACAAAGCCGCCCCCTTGAGGAGGGTCAGGGAGAGGTCCAAGGAGACGGCCAGATGATGGAAAACGATTGAGAGAAAAGCCAGCAACCCCAAAATGAGGATATCCACGGTGGAGATGAAGAAATCGCCGTCCAGGCGAAAGAAGAGCTTGAGCATGCCGAGAACGGCCATGGCCAGAAAGATCAGGTTTGAAGCCTCGCGGAAGAATCCGCCCACCGTCGGATCGAGGAGATAGTAGGTCTCCACGCCGTAGGTCAGCTCGAGGGCGCCGGCAAAGAGCATCGCCAGCAGATAGGAGTTTTTCAGGTCGCGGGTGAGGATCCAGAGGAAGGCGGCGGCGGCAAGGAGGATGCCGGCCACCTGCCAGCTCCCCTGCCCTCCGGCGAAGGTCACGTAGAGGATCATCCCCAGATAGGCGCCCAGCAGCGGGAAAAGCCCCAGCGCCAGGGTGTCGATGATTCCGGCCAGTTGCCGGTACCGGACCGCCTGGCGGATCCCCTGGGCGCTGTCGAGGCGGAGAAAGGTGAAGCGCTCCGGGTGGCGGAGCATGGCGCGGAGCAGCAGATAGAGGAAGAGGGTCACCCCGAGGTAGGTCAAAAGGAGCAGATGCCCTTCGGTGTCGCGAAAAAGGATCGCCACCGTCCCCCAGACCAGGGAGATGCCGTAGATGAAGATGACCGTGAAGCGGTGCTCGAGGCCGAGATCGAGGAACTTGTGGTGCAGGTGGGTCTTGTCGGGGGCGAAGGGGGAGAGGCGGTGCAGCAGCCGTCGACTCATCACCCAGAGGG
This region includes:
- a CDS encoding type II toxin-antitoxin system YafQ family toxin; translation: MSWRIIYTHGYLKRAAKFLKRHPEILPQYEKTLRLLELNPSHPSLRLHRLDGPLRELHSVSINLSYRITLEFLLEDGKIVPVNVGSHDEVF
- a CDS encoding type II toxin-antitoxin system Phd/YefM family antitoxin, whose product is MKTIAANELKTRGVSSIEKALENGAEAIISVRGQDRYVVMDMKEYNRLRVCELEAALYETRQQLSRGEFLEESVDEHLARIRKTAE
- a CDS encoding mannose-1-phosphate guanylyltransferase/mannose-6-phosphate isomerase, with protein sequence MIIPVILSGGAGTRLWPLSRELYPKQLLPLAGEDTMLQATVTRLAGVAGLGAPLVVCNEDHRFLVAEQLRAIASPASAILLEPVGRNTAPAVAVAALQAQKGGDDPILLVLPADHVIRDPAPLRAAIAAGAELAEAGHLVTFGIVPATAETGYGYIKAGPPLPPVTGHPSPLTAFTVSEFVEKPDLERARGYVAAGNYFWNSGMFLFRASRFLEELQTFAPEILAACRKAMAEAVPDLDFVRLDAASFAASPKDSIDYAVMEKTAAAAVIPLDAGWSDVGSWSALYEIGAADEDGNVTFGDVLTCDVRNSYLYAQTRLVAAIGLDNHVVVETADAVLVAHKDCVQDVKAIVETLKKQKRPEALLHRRVNRPWGAYECIDAAERFQVKHITVHPGATLSLQMHHHRAEHWVVVRGTARITRGDEVLVLSENQSTYIPLGVAHRLENPGKIPLELIEVQSGSYLGEDDIVRFEDSYGRS
- a CDS encoding MraY family glycosyltransferase, giving the protein MDPIQSCYIFMTALFAALIMVPPLRRWALESGNVDQPDARKVHTVAIPRIGGIAIFVAFLLSCLVYVDLLPPVRGILAGGLVIFSTGLIDDISGLTARRKFLGEIVACLVTVFVGGLQIHTLGNLFGTGPILLPPWAAVPFTVFAVVGVINAINLLDGLDGLAGGVSVIALTSFAILAYHNGNTSAAMLCIALLGALLGFLKYNFFPARIFMGDTGSLGLGFMLGFLAVYLTQMPDSRVSPVVPVVILGLPILDTLWVMSRRLLHRLSPFAPDKTHLHHKFLDLGLEHRFTVIFIYGISLVWGTVAILFRDTEGHLLLLTYLGVTLFLYLLLRAMLRHPERFTFLRLDSAQGIRQAVRYRQLAGIIDTLALGLFPLLGAYLGMILYVTFAGGQGSWQVAGILLAAAAFLWILTRDLKNSYLLAMLFAGALELTYGVETYYLLDPTVGGFFREASNLIFLAMAVLGMLKLFFRLDGDFFISTVDILILGLLAFLSIVFHHLAVSLDLSLTLLKGAALYFALKVVAGRYRFR